The proteins below are encoded in one region of Telopea speciosissima isolate NSW1024214 ecotype Mountain lineage chromosome 10, Tspe_v1, whole genome shotgun sequence:
- the LOC122642405 gene encoding 5'-nucleotidase SurE-like isoform X2, whose translation MDGIMNNRPRIMVTNDDGIDGPGLRALVQVLVSTGCYEVQVCAPDSEKSATSHSITWRNIMLTVSRVEIEGATAYAVSGTPADCASLGISKALFPAVPDLVISGINKGSNCGYHIVYSGTVAGAREAFIHGVPSISVSYDWVRDKSSIDDFKLGAEACLPIINAILTELKNKTYPQRCFLNVDLPTTIASHKGYRVTKQGKSCIKMGWKQVISETQGEKIVSTMTMETATSAGAEMDASSPASEEHLLFKKERNYRHVDSCMFRHC comes from the exons ATGGACGGAATAATGAATAACCGGCCAAGGATCATGGTGACCAACGATGATGGAATCGATGGGCCTGGTTTACGAGCATTAGTTCAGGTTTTGGTATCAACTGGTTGTTACGAGGTTCAGGTCTGCGCTCCTGATTC GGAAAAGTCTGCTACAAGTCATAGCATCACTTGGCGTAATATTATGCTAACTGTTAGCAGAGTTGAAATCGAAGGGGCAACCGCTTATGCAGTTTCTG GAACACCAGCAGATTGTGCTTCTTTGGGAATCTCCAAAGCCCTCTTTCCTGCAGTTCCTGATCTG GTTATCAGTGGCATCAATAAGGGTAGCAATTGCGGATATCACAT TGTTTATTCAGGGACAGTGGCTGGTGCTCGAGAGGCCTTCATTCATGGAGTGCCTTCTATATCTGTGTCATATGATTG GGTTAGAGATAAAAGCAGTATTGATGACTTCAAACTAGGCGCTGAGGCTTGCTTGCCCATCATAAATGCCATACTGACTGagctaaaaaataaaacttatccTCAAAGATGCTTTTTGAATGTGGATTTGCCAACAACCATTGCAAGTCATAAG GGATATAGGGTGACTAAACAGGGGAAGAGTTGTATCAAGATGGGATGGAAACAGGTTATTTCTGAGACACAAGGAGAAAAGATAGTATCAACAATGACGATGGAGACTGCCACATCAGCAGGTGCCGAGATGGATGCATCCTCACCAGCATCagaagaacatcttttattcAAGAAAGAG
- the LOC122642405 gene encoding 5'-nucleotidase SurE-like isoform X1, producing the protein MDGIMNNRPRIMVTNDDGIDGPGLRALVQVLVSTGCYEVQVCAPDSEKSATSHSITWRNIMLTVSRVEIEGATAYAVSGTPADCASLGISKALFPAVPDLVISGINKGSNCGYHIVYSGTVAGAREAFIHGVPSISVSYDWVRDKSSIDDFKLGAEACLPIINAILTELKNKTYPQRCFLNVDLPTTIASHKGYRVTKQGKSCIKMGWKQVISETQGEKIVSTMTMETATSAGAEMDASSPASEEHLLFKKEVLSSQIEEEDMDFRSLREGYITVTPVGALSHPEMDCQAYFKDWLTRAVECPSSTAL; encoded by the exons ATGGACGGAATAATGAATAACCGGCCAAGGATCATGGTGACCAACGATGATGGAATCGATGGGCCTGGTTTACGAGCATTAGTTCAGGTTTTGGTATCAACTGGTTGTTACGAGGTTCAGGTCTGCGCTCCTGATTC GGAAAAGTCTGCTACAAGTCATAGCATCACTTGGCGTAATATTATGCTAACTGTTAGCAGAGTTGAAATCGAAGGGGCAACCGCTTATGCAGTTTCTG GAACACCAGCAGATTGTGCTTCTTTGGGAATCTCCAAAGCCCTCTTTCCTGCAGTTCCTGATCTG GTTATCAGTGGCATCAATAAGGGTAGCAATTGCGGATATCACAT TGTTTATTCAGGGACAGTGGCTGGTGCTCGAGAGGCCTTCATTCATGGAGTGCCTTCTATATCTGTGTCATATGATTG GGTTAGAGATAAAAGCAGTATTGATGACTTCAAACTAGGCGCTGAGGCTTGCTTGCCCATCATAAATGCCATACTGACTGagctaaaaaataaaacttatccTCAAAGATGCTTTTTGAATGTGGATTTGCCAACAACCATTGCAAGTCATAAG GGATATAGGGTGACTAAACAGGGGAAGAGTTGTATCAAGATGGGATGGAAACAGGTTATTTCTGAGACACAAGGAGAAAAGATAGTATCAACAATGACGATGGAGACTGCCACATCAGCAGGTGCCGAGATGGATGCATCCTCACCAGCATCagaagaacatcttttattcAAGAAAGAG GTGTTAAGTTCACAAATTGAAGAGGAGGATATGGACTTCCGATCTCTTAGAGAAGGATAT ATAACAGTAACTCCTGTTGGTGCTCTTTCTCATCCTGAGATGGATTGTCAGGCCTATTTCAAAGATTGGTTGACACGTGCAGTTGAATGCCCGTCTTCAACAGCCTTATAA